In one window of Miscanthus floridulus cultivar M001 chromosome 12, ASM1932011v1, whole genome shotgun sequence DNA:
- the LOC136496108 gene encoding protein SLOW GREEN 1, chloroplastic-like, translating into MVRRPTPVSAAASEPLLSPGAASSRRSACGRQNPTCLFLSVGGGGDETRCLDLAARALGVPWWRGLLRRRCHRIAFSTRTAWLPGTSSLKIPTESVLSSVVSTSRTLLFVLVAGLLPLSGVRSLPALACAPAPTQQLQEIEEQDEEVRMYSAILSRNPGDVDAPKCALYAKMRRADWGGALRYARRLRDAEPSEVEWRLMVAQLHELKGDLAKAERRFRELLAEEPLLVRALHGLALCMQKKLEGPTVFEMLENALQLATSEKRVSEERNIKLLIAQMHVVMGQLDVASWKLQNLINEDPRDFRSHLCQGIVYALLDRKEDADKQFDIYRSLVPDKFPYKSFISDVILAARMESHDRLQKEFESEFQMKK; encoded by the exons ATGGTGCGCCGTCCAACGCCGGTGTCCGCGGCCGCGTCCGAGCCCCTGCTCTCCCCCGGCGCTGCCTCGTCCCGCCGGTCCGCGTGTGGTCGACAAAACCCTACCTGCCTCTTCCTctccgtcggcggcggcggcgacgaaacTCGGTGCCTGGATCTGGCG GCCCGCGCGCTCGGCGTTCCCTGGTGGCGTGGTCTCCTCCGACGGCGGTGTCATCGAATCGCATTCTCAACCAGGACGGCATGGCTCCCCGGCACCTCCTCCTTGAAGATCCCGACTGAGAGCGTTCTCTCTTCCGTCGTCTCCACCTCGAGGACCCTCCTTTTCGTGCTCGTCGCAGGCCTCCTCCCCCTCTCCGGCGTCCGCTCACTCCCCGCCCTCGCCTGCGCTCCCGCGCCGACCCAGCAACTCCAAGAAATCGAAGAGCAAGATGAGGAGGTGCGAATGTATTCGGCAATTCTGAGCCGCAATCCTGGCGACGTGGACGCGCCCAAGTGCGCTCTGTACGCTAAGATGAGGCGCGCGGATTGGGGCGGGGCACTGCGGTACGCGCGACGGCTACGTGACGCTGAGCCCAGCGAGGTGGAGTGGCGGCTGATGGTGGCGCAGCTGCACGAGCTCAAGGGGGACCTCGCCAAGGCTGAGCGTCGGTTCAGGGAGCTCCTGGCAGAGGAGCCCCTCCTCGTCCGGGCTCTCCAT GGACTTGCACTATGTATGCAGAAGAAACTTGAAGGCCCTACTGTTTTTGAAATGCTTGAGAATGCTTTGCAGCTTGCAACTTCAGAGAAAAGGGTCTCGGAAGAGCGCAACATAAAGCTTTTGATCGCACAAATGCATGTTGTCATg GGTCAGTTGGATGTTGCATCTTGGAAACTACAAAATCTTATAAATGAGGATCCTCGAGATTTTCGGTCTCATCTTTGCCAG GGCATTGTGTATGCACTTTTAGACAGAAAAGAAGACGCAGATAAGCAGTTTGATATTTACAGAAGCCTTGTGCCGGATAAATTCCCATATAAGAGTTTTATCAGTGATGTTATACTAGCGGCTAGAATGGAGTCACATGATCGGCTACAAAAGGAATTTGAATCTGAgtttcaaatgaagaaatga